The following are from one region of the Salvia splendens isolate huo1 chromosome 2, SspV2, whole genome shotgun sequence genome:
- the LOC121776230 gene encoding uncharacterized protein LOC121776230: protein MEPLTTPDPDRFSKALGLSYIGSNMTGKIWLFAEEGSTFDIDCDSEQILHGRLKSHRIARPLAISAVYAKCTRSERHLLWDKMREIAGPLEGSPWIIGGDFNTILSHRDRVGSDTNRQAEMVDFAEAIEDCRLLDPGFDGAAFTWAKNDVFERLYRVLVSEGWARAFEATRVTNLPRVASDHGPVPVRCKTLNTTIGGKAFRFQNMWIRHGGFMAVVQNAWEESTGASGLLNIQIKHARVKRALKAWNKEVFGNIHANLKEKEEGIAVAQSIFEARPTPENRTMINKYIAEYIMLLKMEEDFWRQKAALRW from the coding sequence atggaaccactCACAACACCGGATCCGGACCGGTTCTCCAAGGCCCTGGGGCTGTCCTACATTGGATCGAACATGACCGGAAAAATCTggttgtttgcggaagagggatccacttttgatattgattgtGATTCGGAACAAATCCTACATGGGCGTCTCAAGTCCCACCGCATTGCTAGGCCGCTGGCCATTTCGGCCGTGTATGCCAAATGCACAAGATCCGAAAGACACCTCCTgtgggataagatgagagagattgctgGGCCCCTCGAAGGATCACCATGGATTATCGGTGGcgacttcaacaccatcctaTCACACCGAGATAGGGTTGGGAGCgacaccaaccggcaagccgagatggtcgaCTTCGCGGAGGCAATTGAAGACTGTAGGCTCCTTGATCCGGGGTTCGATGGGGCAGCATTCACATGGGCCAAAAACGACGTCTTTGAAAGATTGTATAGAGTGCTTGTTAGTGAGGGTTGGGCTAGGGCCTTCGaagctactcgggttacgaacctccctcGGGTTGCTTCGGACCACGGGCCGGTCCCTGTAAGATGTAAGACGCTGAACACTACCATCGGAGGCAAGGCATTCcgattccagaacatgtggatccgacatgggGGGTTCATGGCTGTAGTGCAAAATGCATGGGAGGAGAGTACGGGGGCGAGTGGACTCCTAAATATTCAAATCAAACATGCTAGAGTGAAAAGAGCCCTAAAGGCGTGGAACAAAGAAgtttttgggaacatccatgccaacctcaaggaaaaggaggaaggaATTGCCGTGGCCCAATCCATCTTCGAGGCAAGGCCAACACCAGAAAATAGGACAATGATCAATAAatacattgccgagtacatcatgttgctgaaaatggaagaggaTTTTTGGCGGCAAAAGGCAGCCCTGAGATGGTAG